AAAGGGAAAGTGCTTTTAGGTTTCTTGGAGCAATTAAATAAAAATTACAAAAATATCGTTCTTGTTGATGACAGATTGAAAAATCTAATTTCAGTACAAAATGTACTTAAAGATAAAGATCCTCAAATTAATTATCTAGGTATTCATTATACTGAGCTCAAAGATAAAAATGAGGTATTAAATCAGGATATAGCAGATAAACAGTTTCAGGTATTATCTCAAGAGCATATATGGTTGAGTGACGATGAGGCACAAGCTCGACTGAATAGGAGCTTCGTCCGGAATCTAAGGTTTTACAATTTTCGCTAGACCACGATTTACAAATGTGACAGAACCCTCGAATGACATCGGTAGTAGTTAAATTTAAGTTTATATCAACTATTGACTGTGACTTTCAAACTGCCCTAGTTTTAAATAATGTTATTTAACCTCAGTTCGATATAAGAATTAATAATTCTTATATTGAACTGGCTTTGTTATAAGGAAAAATGTACTCTTGAAGTGGCTGACGCGAGTGCATTTTAACTTTTTTCATCATTCAATATGTGATTTTAATTATTAAAATCACATATTGAATGGAGTGTTATATTTTAACAATCAGGTGGGCAGCCGCTTCAAACCTGATTGTTTCTATATATAACACGAAAGTTCGATGTAACTTGTTACATCGAATTCAGGTTATTTAAGTTGACAGTTTAACATTATCTAACTATAAAGAAATATATTATTTCGTATTGGATGTGAATTTATGAAACGTACATTTCAACCTAGCAATTTAGTAAGAAAAAGAAGACATGGATTTAGGGCAAGAATGGCGACTGTCGGCGGTAGAGAAATTTTAAGGAAACGCCGAGCAAAAGGCAGAAAAAAATTATCAGCGTAGTAAGTGCTTATCTCATCCCTAAAAAATCAGAAAGAATTTGACCTAGTTAATAAATTAGGAAAAAAGTTCCATTGTCTTTATTTTATCACAATAATAGCAAAGAATTCTACTAAACTCTTTGCAAAACTAAATGTGAAAGGTAATATTGACGACAAAACTACCCAAGTGCAGCTATGTAAGAAATCTGGTGAGATTCTACATAATTCGTCAAATACATTACTTTTTGGCATGAAAGTCGGAAAAAAGTTAGGAAACGCTGTTATTCGTAATAAAATCAAAAGACGCATTAGGCATTTAGTTAGACTGCTAAGCAAGGAATCAAAATTCAAACAAAATAGTTGGGCAATGATAGTTGTCCCTAGGAAAGGTTTTGAGCAAATTGAATTTGCAACTTTATTAAGTGAACTATATAAGATAGTTTCAAAGGTGTAATCCTTGTATAATGCATAAATTACCTTGCTTGTAATAAACCTATTAATATACAAATACCCCCGGTTCTGTCGCATCTATTGCAAATAACACAAGGGAAGAGTAGAATAGTGTAAAGAAAGTATATCTATGCCATTTTATATTTCTCCGAAACTGCTTAAATATTTTAAAGGATTCTGTTCTTCACCAAAAATTATCATGTTATTTGTTTATATGAAATGTAGATTTTCTTTGAGCTATCAAGATTTAGAAGAAATGGCTATTATTAGAGGCGCTAGAATAGATCATGCTACTTTAACCTCAGTTCGATATAAGAATTAATAATTCTTATATCGAACTGAGGTTACTTATAACATGTTTTTAAGATATAAGAACCCTAGAATGTTGTATTGAATTCAGGTTATGATATCACTCATCTCCTATTTTAAGAGCAGCTATAAAAGCAGATTGAGGGATCTCAACATTACCAATATTACGCATACGTTTTTTGCCAGCTTTTTGTTTTTCCAATAATTTACGCTTACGAGTTATATCACCGCCGTAGCATTTAGATAAGACGTCTTTACGCATTGCTTTGACAGTTTCTCTAGCAATTATTCTACTGCCAATAGCAGCTTGAATAGCAATTTGAAATAATTGCCTTGGGATTAGATCACTGAGGCGTTTACACAATTCTCGACCTCGATATTCTGACCTTGAACGGTGTACTATAGTAGATAAAGCATCAACTGGCTCACTATTAACTAAAATAGATAATTTTACCAAATCGCTCTCCTGATAAACATCTATTTCCCAATCAAAGCTAGCATAGCCTTTTGTGTAACTTTTTAACTTATCATAAAAATCAAATACTATCTCATTTAACGGTAATCGGTAAATTACCATAGCCCTACCGGCTACATAAGTTAATTCAATTTGCACCCCTCTTTTATCGGTACATAAAGATAACACATTACCTAAAAACTCATCTGGTACTAATATTGTTGCCTTAACCCAAGGCTCTAACATTGAGTCGATATTTTGCACAGGTGGCAAATCAGCTGGGTTATGTATTTCTAATTGATCTCCACCACGCATATTAATCTTATAAATCACACTAGGAGCGGTGGTTATCATATCAAGGTCAAATTCGCGTTCCAATCTTTCTTGTACTATTTCAAGATGTAGTAACCCTAAAAACCCACAGCGAAAGCCAAAACCTAAGGCTGTTGAACTCTCTGCTTCAAATTCAAAGCTAGCATCGTTAAGTTTTAATTTAGCTAAAGAATCTTTTAAATGCTCAAATTGAGAAGCATCTGAAGGATATAAACCACAAAACACTACCGGTAAATGCGGTTTAAAACCAGGCAAAGATTCCTTACAAGGTCTTTTCTCGTCAGTTATTGTGTCCCCAACTTTACAATCAGCAACTTGTTTTATTGAAGCAGTAAAGAAGCCTATTTCTCCTGGGTATAAAATATCTGATATATGTTTTCTAGGAGTAAAATACCCAACATTTTCAACATTATAACTAGAATTGGTAGCCATCATTTTAATACGCATATTCTTGCGTAAAACTCCATCGATAACTCTAACTAAAATTACTACCCCTAGGTAAGAATCGTACCAACTATCAACCAGTAATGCTTTTAAAATGTCTGTTTGATTAATTCTTGGACATGGCAGCCTATTAACAATTGCTTCAAGTACCTCCTCTATTCCTATACCACTTTTTGCAGAAATCAATAATGCATCGCTTGCATCTATACCAATTACATCCTCTATCTGTTGCTTAACTTTATCAGGATCAGCAGCTGGTAGATCAATTTTATTTAGGACTGGAATAATTTCATGATTATTATCGATCGCTTGATAAACATTTGCTAGAGTTTGTGCCTCAACACCTTGGCTACTATCCACTACTAACAAA
Above is a genomic segment from Candidatus Tisiphia endosymbiont of Nedyus quadrimaculatus containing:
- the rpmH gene encoding 50S ribosomal protein L34, producing MKRTFQPSNLVRKRRHGFRARMATVGGREILRKRRAKGRKKLSA
- the rnpA gene encoding ribonuclease P protein component encodes the protein MLISSLKNQKEFDLVNKLGKKFHCLYFITIIAKNSTKLFAKLNVKGNIDDKTTQVQLCKKSGEILHNSSNTLLFGMKVGKKLGNAVIRNKIKRRIRHLVRLLSKESKFKQNSWAMIVVPRKGFEQIEFATLLSELYKIVSKV
- the lepA gene encoding translation elongation factor 4, giving the protein MNNQNFIRNFSIIAHIDHGKSTLADRLIEYCGGLATREMSHQVLDSMDIEKERGITIKAQTVRLTYKAKDGNTYYLNLMDTPGHVDFSYEVSRSLAACEGSLLVVDSSQGVEAQTLANVYQAIDNNHEIIPVLNKIDLPAADPDKVKQQIEDVIGIDASDALLISAKSGIGIEEVLEAIVNRLPCPRINQTDILKALLVDSWYDSYLGVVILVRVIDGVLRKNMRIKMMATNSSYNVENVGYFTPRKHISDILYPGEIGFFTASIKQVADCKVGDTITDEKRPCKESLPGFKPHLPVVFCGLYPSDASQFEHLKDSLAKLKLNDASFEFEAESSTALGFGFRCGFLGLLHLEIVQERLEREFDLDMITTAPSVIYKINMRGGDQLEIHNPADLPPVQNIDSMLEPWVKATILVPDEFLGNVLSLCTDKRGVQIELTYVAGRAMVIYRLPLNEIVFDFYDKLKSYTKGYASFDWEIDVYQESDLVKLSILVNSEPVDALSTIVHRSRSEYRGRELCKRLSDLIPRQLFQIAIQAAIGSRIIARETVKAMRKDVLSKCYGGDITRKRKLLEKQKAGKKRMRNIGNVEIPQSAFIAALKIGDE